The genomic region AACGCGGCCATGCGAATCAGGTCCTCGAGCGGCAGATCGAGAACATGAGCCGGATGATCGATGACCTGCTGGATGTCTCGCGCATCACCGAGGGCAAGATCGAGCTGCGCAAGACCCCGGTGCGGCTGGACACCATCCTCAATGCCGCCGTCCACCTGGTCCGCCCGGTCGCGGACGCACACGGGCAGGAACTGGTGGTCCATCTGCCCGACGAGCAAGTGGTGCTCGATGCCGACCCGACCCGGCTGGAACAAGTCTTTGGCAACCTGCTTCACAATGCCTCCAAATACGGCGGCAAGGGTTGTCGCATCGAGCTGAGCGCTGAGAAATCCGGCGACGACGTTTTCGTGAAGGTTCGCGACAATGGCCCCGGCATCGCGCCGGACTTGTTGCCGCGGGTCTTCGATCTGTTCGTGCAATCCAGCCGCACGCTCGACCGCGCCCACGGCGGCCTGGGCATCGGTCTTACGGTGGTCCGCCGGCTCGTGAAACTTCACGGCGGCAGCGTCAAGGCCTACAGCGAAGGGCTCGGCCACGGCAGTGAGTTCGTGGTGCGCCTGCCCGTGGTGACGCTGGTGACTCCGCCACCGGAGGAACCGGCTCCAGAGCGGGAGACCGGCAGCTTGCGACTGCTGATCGTGGATGACAATGAGGACGCGGCGATCACCCTGGCCATGTTGCAAGAGCTCGATGGCCACGTGACCCGCGTCGCGCACTCGGGAGCCGCGGCACTCGAAGCAGTCCCGGATTTCAACCCGGAGGTCGTGTTGTTAGACATCGGCCTGCCCGGCATGGACGGCTATGAAGTCGCCCGCCGCCTGCGCACCATGCCCGGCATGGCGGATACCTTCGTCGTGGCCATGACCGGCTACGGAAGCGACGAAGACCGCGCCCTCGCCGCCCAAGCCGGCTTCGATGAGCACCTGGTGAAGCCGCCGGATCTCCAGCTCCTGAGCAAGTGGCTCAAGGAGCGGGCGACCCCGGTCGCGTGAGGCCACGTTTTGAATTCGAAGCGTAGCGGAACGGCTGCGCCGTTCCGGCGGGGCGAGGTCCCAACAAAATTCGCCGCTCGGATTCCAAGTTCGGTCCGCACCCACCCGGCACGACCACCTTGCGCCCGCTACGAGACCATCATCGTCGCCAAAGCCGTCCTCCGCGCCCAAGCATCCGCCTCAATGACGGCCGCCAGCGACGAGGCCGGCGCCGTGGAATGCGCATGCATCGTTTCGCCAACGATGCGCCAGATATCCGGAAAGCGGATCC from Luteolibacter arcticus harbors:
- a CDS encoding response regulator, which codes for MTQPLPIKFLLVDDREANLIALTGLLRRDGLELLTARSGQEALELLLVHDVALALIDVQMPEMNGFELAELMRGTERTRKVPIIFLTAGAVDSQRRIRGYETGAVDFLAKPIDADSLMNKAATFLELARQRQALAESNAKLAEADRRKDEFLAMLAHELRNPLAPMRNATGILRSPNAGPDERGHANQVLERQIENMSRMIDDLLDVSRITEGKIELRKTPVRLDTILNAAVHLVRPVADAHGQELVVHLPDEQVVLDADPTRLEQVFGNLLHNASKYGGKGCRIELSAEKSGDDVFVKVRDNGPGIAPDLLPRVFDLFVQSSRTLDRAHGGLGIGLTVVRRLVKLHGGSVKAYSEGLGHGSEFVVRLPVVTLVTPPPEEPAPERETGSLRLLIVDDNEDAAITLAMLQELDGHVTRVAHSGAAALEAVPDFNPEVVLLDIGLPGMDGYEVARRLRTMPGMADTFVVAMTGYGSDEDRALAAQAGFDEHLVKPPDLQLLSKWLKERATPVA